The DNA segment TCCTGGTGCGACCAGAGCAGAGAATACCGGCTTCCTCTTCTGCAGAGCAGGGGCACGGAGAGGGGGAAATGGCTCTTCCTGTCtctctgctgctgggggagcCCACAACCCCCTCAAGTGAACCCACAACCCCAAACCATGTTGGCTCCCAAGCCCAAGATTTCAACAAAAATGCTTTGTATTATAGTAAtctgcaatattttttattttttaatttttttttagatctctACCAGGAATCTGTAGCTTTGCCATACTGGCCCTTCTCATCCAACGATTTCTGGTCCTATGTGGAGTATTTCCGGACCCTGGGAGCCTACGACAGGATCGATGAAATGGCCAGAGCCTTCTTTGCCCAGTTTCCTTTTGGGAGTCACCTTGGCTATCATGTGCCCAACCACGAGCACTAAatgctttgcttgttttttgctGGAACTGGTGCCAAGATGTGTAAGTGAATACGCGGCTGCCAGCAACCGCACCTGAACTGCCCCTCAGCCACTTATTAATACTCATAGCAGTCATGCATAACGTTTCATGCTTTACATTAGTCTTGTCTTTTTCACAATTTATGCTTTTGTGCGAAATCAATAAACTCCTTGATTCTGTTGCACGGttttgagaggggtttttttacacaaaaaaatgCTCACAGCATTGACTCAGGAAACCACTCTCTGTGTGTATAGTAGTTAAATGCCAGCCCACCCCCTTTGGTGGCTGGAAGGACCACCAGTAGAATTCACAGCCCCATGCTTTGCAGCTCCTTGGCTAGCTCGGCGCCATCTTCCTCACGTGAGGCCTGAGGCCTGGGGCCTGCGCCCAGCCCCGCCGTTGCCATGGCGAGGAGGACGGGGTGAGCAAAATGGCGGAGCCACCCCGGCCTCCTCGCCATGGCAACGGCGGGGCCCGCCCCGCACAGGGCAACCAGAGAGAGGCGACACCGCCAAGCGCGCAGAGTGGCGCGCCGCTGGCCCTATCTCGTAACGGAAGTAGGCGCTGCGCGTCCGGAAGCGGTGGCGCGACGGGGGCCGAGCGGGGTTGCCGCCATGAAGCCGGCGGTGGACGAGATGTTTCCTGAGGGAGCCGGTCCTTACGTGGATCTTGATGAGGTGAGGTGGGGAGGTGTTGGGGGAGCTGCCTGCGAGGTTGGGGGGTGGCAGGGCCGTGCtgcccggccgcggcccggccgctCTCAGCGCCTGCTTTCCCAGGCAGGGGGAAGCACGGGGCTGCTGATGGACCTGGCCGCCAACGAGAAAGCGGTGCACGCCGACTTCTTTAACGGTAAGGGCCGCCGCGCTCCGGGGGTCGGGAGGGGTAAGGGGTCACCGCGGTGCCTGCCCGCCCGGCGGGGATGGTAACGCCTGGGGCCTGCCAAGTAACAGCTGCAGAAACTGAAGATTGTCAAAACAAACCTCGCTCGGTTTCTCTCTGATCTCACGTCTGGTGCCTGGCAGTCGCTAAAGTTCTCCCTGACCACGCTTCTAGGGGCGGTACGGTAAGAGCGCGTCAGTGTTAAGTGATGCAGGTGGGGGTGATATAATGCTTATTTCTCCTCTCCTGGAGGTTTTAGGCGATTTAGCATGTAAATCACTACAAGGAACAATGCCTTGATCTGTTTGCGTAACAAATAGCATATATTACACAGtgcaaatacatataaaaatgtgGACAGAACTTTACAAAATTGTCTCTGGGTGTTACTACTTTATAGATAATTCTTTAATCTCTTAAGGCATGCATGCATATGtacccaaagcaaaataaaactttggTTTTTATATGCTTTCTCTGTTTGAAAGTCAAGTGTATGCATATAAGGTATATACAGCTGCTTCTAGAGGAGAACAGCTATGTATCTGGCCACTTAGGGGTAGAATATATGCCACATTAGATTTGGTTACTAAAGTGGGGGGTTTTATGCTTCTTAAGAAGTATATTTAGACATTTCAACAGTGAATTTCAGATATATTATTAAATCAAGTTGCTGTGGTGGTGTTGATGTCACAAACTGGTATTAATTATGAAATCAAGTAGGTTTCACACATTGCTTAAGACTTAGAATACAGCAGAAAAAGGAAGTTCAGCTTTGATATACTCTGAACAGTTGGGAGGGACCTAGCTCTTTGCTGGAGCCAGTATATTCAGGAACAGGTATTTCCATAAAGTTCTACCATCAAgttcatagagtcatagaatggtttgggttggaagggaccttaaagatcatctaggtgcacccccctgccatgggcagggacacctttcataagatcaggttgctcaaagccccactTGTGGTATTGTATTCCATTGGTAGTTTAGGGCTCTTATAAATGAGGATTAATCATCATTTTATTGTATGGCACTTGTACGTTGCCTTCTGTAAGAATAAAGACttgttttcaattattttgttAGTTTATGCTCAATATATGAAGAAAGTGCAAAGCCAAGTGGTTAAGAGTGATTCCCAAAGATGCATAGAACAGCTGTCATTAGCTGGTCACATTTGACTAGTCTGAGTGAGATGAGTTTTCTGAGAGAGAACTATTATGAGCACCTTCACAgcaatgaaatgttttttaaggAAGGCAACAGCAAATCACAAATGTGAATGTCAATCTGCAAAATTTATAGTATCCAGGCACACACTTATGACCTAAAGCCAGAATTCTGCAGAAGCGTCTACGTCTGAGACTTGCTGCATACGTAAAGCTAGTAGTACTTGTTTAGTTCTGGAGTCTGGGAATCATGGTTGATCCACTCTGAATGTGATGGCTATTTAACGCATTTATAAAAGCTCCTCCTTTGAAGCTTTACTTTGCATTCATGAATTTAATTGCAAAGCTTGTATTGTACAAGTGAACCAGTTTAATTGGTGTATGATAGAGAATATATACACAGATCTGCCTGTCTTTGTCTTTTCCTACACTGATGTTACGTTTCTAGTAACTGATGGTGCAATAACTCTTATTCACTTAATTtaccttttcttctgtctttaatCCAAATCATGAAGAACCATACTTGAGTATGTACATATGTAACAGTTGAAACTTTTAAGGTTAATTTTACCTTATCTTATTTTTCTGACTAGATTTTGAAGATCTCTTTGATGATGATGACATCCAGTGAACTTAGTTGTCCAGCTATCCAATGCTGAGATGTGGATTTTTCTCTAGGATCGCCTGTGGTGcccattatttattaaaataatcaagACAGGAAAATCACAGGGGGAGGACGACACCTGTATAAG comes from the Accipiter gentilis chromosome 6, bAccGen1.1, whole genome shotgun sequence genome and includes:
- the OTOS gene encoding otospiralin, whose translation is MTFIVLFFFCMLMNMLTDARSIQDGDDLYQESVALPYWPFSSNDFWSYVEYFRTLGAYDRIDEMARAFFAQFPFGSHLGYHVPNHEH
- the COPS9 gene encoding COP9 signalosome complex subunit 9 encodes the protein MKPAVDEMFPEGAGPYVDLDEAGGSTGLLMDLAANEKAVHADFFNDFEDLFDDDDIQ